From the Halorhabdus utahensis DSM 12940 genome, one window contains:
- a CDS encoding polysaccharide deacetylase family protein — MVEIGGETPTQTETETETETETETEETETETEAETETETETETETELDPEVPQSANGPLAPLPTPDRNEVPKPTGEVGGLEVLDWAGFKGAVTYSYNNGQPSQLEHYDALAATEMNMSFYLSVNVEDDVSGFEEGWTQAGQDGHELGNQTVSHPYVDMTESSFGEALSDPATEIEQCSQYITETLGQEDVWTMAGPYGDSGWSEPAEQSDLFLNRKLGGGAIGPNDNTDPYDLPCYVAEEGDTAETFTGLIDDARDNGEWQIFTFHSISPTDQEWYAPVDIDAITDSIEYAKSTGDVWIDTLATVGAYWRGQALLESADVTASDGEAVWSWTVPEEFPAGRHVRVTVDGGTLSQNGTELEWNSHGYYEVALDEESLTLSA; from the coding sequence ATGGTAGAAATCGGGGGCGAGACGCCAACCCAGACGGAAACCGAAACCGAGACTGAAACCGAAACGGAAACAGAAGAGACTGAAACGGAGACCGAAGCGGAAACCGAGACTGAAACAGAGACTGAAACGGAGACCGAACTGGATCCGGAAGTCCCGCAGTCGGCCAACGGGCCGTTGGCTCCATTGCCGACGCCCGACCGAAACGAGGTCCCGAAACCGACAGGCGAAGTAGGCGGCCTCGAAGTGCTCGACTGGGCCGGATTCAAGGGGGCCGTCACCTACTCATATAACAACGGCCAACCCTCGCAGCTCGAACACTACGACGCGCTCGCGGCGACAGAAATGAACATGTCGTTCTATCTCTCCGTCAACGTCGAGGACGACGTCTCGGGGTTCGAGGAGGGCTGGACGCAGGCCGGTCAGGATGGCCACGAACTCGGCAATCAAACCGTCAGCCATCCGTACGTCGATATGACCGAGAGCTCCTTCGGCGAGGCGCTTTCGGATCCAGCAACCGAGATCGAGCAGTGTAGCCAATACATCACCGAGACGCTGGGACAGGAAGACGTCTGGACGATGGCAGGACCCTACGGCGACAGCGGCTGGAGTGAGCCAGCCGAGCAGTCCGATCTCTTTCTCAACCGCAAGCTTGGTGGCGGTGCCATTGGCCCGAACGACAACACCGACCCGTACGACCTGCCGTGTTACGTGGCCGAGGAGGGCGACACGGCCGAGACCTTCACCGGTCTGATCGACGACGCACGGGACAACGGAGAGTGGCAGATATTTACCTTCCACTCGATTTCACCGACCGACCAGGAGTGGTACGCGCCCGTCGACATCGACGCAATCACGGACAGTATCGAATACGCCAAATCCACCGGCGACGTCTGGATCGACACGCTTGCCACTGTCGGCGCGTACTGGCGCGGCCAGGCGCTCCTCGAATCCGCCGACGTCACTGCGTCCGACGGGGAAGCCGTCTGGTCGTGGACGGTGCCGGAGGAGTTCCCGGCCGGCCGCCACGTGCGCGTCACCGTCGACGGCGGGACGCTTTCCCAGAACGGCACGGAACTGGAGTGGAACTCCCACGGGTATTACGAGGTCGCGCTGGACGAGGAGTCCCTGACGCTGTCAGCGTAG